A region of Vibrio chagasii DNA encodes the following proteins:
- the mfd gene encoding transcription-repair coupling factor has protein sequence MTKQSIFTLPTLKGAGDKKHIGNLVGSSLALAIAKLAEQHNSHTVLAVPDPQIALKLQSEIEQFTASEVALFPDWETLPYDSFSPHQEIISDRIARLYALPTLKDGITIVPISTLLQRQSPRDFLLQHTLMVKTGDLYSLEKLRLQLEKSGYRYVDQVFGPGEYASRGSILDLFPMGSKDPYRIDFFDDEIDTIRTFDPENQRSIEDISEIRLLPAHEFPTSETAIEDFRIRWRQQFDARREPESVYMQVSKGTWPAGIEYWQPLFFDHTETLFDYVADEAQILVLGDVETAVDSFLADVAHRYDQRGVDPLRPLLAPEQLWLKKDELFAHFKQKPQVNLSLESIEEKAGRINLPVTSLPDLSVQHQNKEPLANLRKFTEAFDGKVVFSVESEGRREALSELLRGIKVRPNEVENLDAAVKANDKFSLILGSAEHGFVHEEKNLALICESDLLGDRVVQRRKKDKKSVNSDTVIRHLAELKPGQPVVHIDHGIGRYIGLQTLEAGGMKTEYVTLEYQNDAKLYVPVASLNLIGRYSGGAEESAPLHKLGGEAWQKARKRAAEKVRDVAAELLDVYAKRELKPGYKFVLDRGQYATFKAGFPFEETDDQAMAINAVMSDMCQAKAMDRLVCGDVGFGKTEVAMRAAFVCTDNSKQVAVLVPTTLLAQQHFENFRDRFANLPIRVEVLSRFKSAKEQKAIMQDVADGKVDILVGTHKLLSSDIQFKDLGLLIVDEEHRFGVRQKEKVKAMRADVDILTLTATPIPRTLNMAMSGMRDLSIIATPPARRLAIKTFVRQSDDAVVREAVLREIMRGGQVYFLHNQVDTIEKTAESLQKLIPEARVTVAHGQMRERELERIMNDFYHQRFNLLVCTTIIETGIDVPTANTILMDRADNLGLAQLHQLRGRVGRSHHQAYAYLLTPHPKAMTKDAIKRLDAIASLEDLGAGFTLATHDLEIRGAGELLGDEQSGQIQSVGFTLYMEMLEQAVEALKEGREPSLDDLLREQTEIEMRIPALLPDDYIPDINTRLSTYKRIASVSDTDELAELKVELIDRFGILPDATKNLLSVSELKLAAASIKAKKIEAHDKGGFIEFYPDADINPNYLVKLLQSQPQKFSMEGPTKFKFTIPLVDRRKRIQFVSDLLGEFRQNLLPSA, from the coding sequence GACCTTAAAGGATGGCATCACGATCGTGCCGATCAGCACGCTACTCCAGCGCCAATCACCACGTGACTTCTTGCTACAACACACTCTAATGGTGAAAACTGGTGATCTTTACTCACTAGAGAAACTGCGCCTGCAGCTTGAAAAATCTGGCTATCGTTACGTTGACCAAGTATTTGGTCCGGGTGAGTACGCGAGCCGTGGCTCTATTCTTGACCTGTTCCCAATGGGCAGTAAGGACCCTTATCGTATCGATTTCTTTGATGACGAGATCGACACCATCCGAACCTTCGATCCAGAGAACCAACGTTCTATCGAAGACATCTCTGAAATTCGACTATTACCCGCGCACGAGTTCCCAACTTCGGAAACAGCGATTGAAGATTTCCGTATTCGTTGGCGTCAACAATTCGATGCACGACGTGAACCAGAATCGGTTTACATGCAGGTATCTAAAGGCACATGGCCTGCTGGTATTGAGTACTGGCAGCCTCTATTCTTTGATCACACAGAAACACTGTTTGACTATGTCGCTGACGAAGCACAGATTTTGGTTTTAGGTGATGTCGAAACCGCTGTTGATTCTTTCCTTGCTGATGTCGCACATCGATACGACCAACGTGGGGTCGATCCATTACGTCCTCTATTAGCACCAGAACAACTTTGGCTGAAAAAAGATGAACTGTTCGCACACTTCAAGCAAAAACCACAGGTCAACCTAAGCCTAGAGTCTATTGAAGAGAAAGCTGGACGCATCAACCTTCCGGTTACTTCACTGCCTGATCTCAGTGTTCAACACCAAAACAAAGAGCCTTTAGCTAACCTAAGAAAATTCACTGAAGCCTTCGATGGCAAGGTTGTTTTTTCGGTTGAGTCAGAGGGTCGTCGTGAAGCATTAAGCGAACTACTTCGCGGTATCAAAGTACGACCAAACGAAGTAGAAAACCTCGATGCAGCCGTTAAGGCCAACGACAAGTTCAGTCTGATCCTAGGTTCTGCTGAACACGGTTTTGTTCACGAAGAGAAAAACCTCGCGCTTATCTGCGAAAGCGACTTACTTGGTGACCGCGTTGTTCAACGCCGTAAGAAAGATAAGAAAAGCGTTAATAGCGACACGGTTATCCGCCACCTGGCAGAGTTAAAACCAGGTCAACCTGTTGTGCACATTGACCACGGTATTGGTCGTTACATCGGCCTGCAAACCCTCGAAGCCGGCGGCATGAAAACCGAATACGTGACGCTTGAGTACCAAAACGATGCCAAGTTATACGTGCCAGTTGCTTCTTTGAACCTTATTGGACGTTACTCTGGTGGCGCCGAAGAATCCGCGCCACTGCACAAGTTAGGTGGTGAGGCTTGGCAAAAAGCGCGTAAGCGTGCCGCTGAAAAAGTACGTGACGTTGCCGCAGAGCTGCTGGATGTCTACGCCAAGCGCGAACTTAAACCTGGCTACAAATTTGTTTTGGATCGCGGGCAATACGCAACCTTCAAAGCTGGCTTCCCGTTTGAGGAAACCGATGACCAAGCGATGGCAATCAATGCGGTTATGTCTGACATGTGCCAAGCAAAAGCCATGGACCGCTTAGTGTGTGGTGATGTTGGTTTTGGTAAAACCGAAGTCGCGATGCGCGCGGCTTTCGTGTGTACGGACAACAGTAAACAAGTAGCGGTTCTGGTTCCGACGACCCTACTTGCTCAACAACACTTCGAAAACTTCCGAGACCGTTTCGCGAATTTACCGATTCGTGTTGAAGTGCTTTCTCGATTCAAATCGGCTAAAGAGCAAAAAGCGATCATGCAAGATGTCGCGGACGGCAAGGTTGATATCCTAGTCGGTACTCACAAACTGCTCTCTAGTGATATCCAGTTCAAAGACCTTGGCTTACTGATCGTCGATGAAGAACACCGCTTTGGTGTCCGTCAGAAAGAGAAAGTAAAAGCAATGCGTGCCGATGTCGACATCCTAACGCTGACTGCAACCCCAATCCCAAGAACGCTCAACATGGCGATGAGTGGGATGCGTGACCTATCGATCATTGCAACGCCACCCGCACGACGCTTGGCTATCAAAACCTTTGTTCGTCAAAGTGACGATGCGGTGGTAAGAGAAGCTGTACTTCGTGAAATCATGCGTGGTGGTCAGGTTTACTTCCTCCACAATCAAGTTGACACCATTGAGAAAACCGCAGAGTCATTACAAAAGCTGATTCCAGAAGCGCGGGTAACGGTCGCTCATGGTCAAATGCGAGAGCGCGAACTAGAACGCATCATGAACGATTTCTACCACCAACGCTTTAACCTGCTGGTGTGTACAACCATCATCGAGACCGGTATCGATGTTCCGACAGCCAACACCATCTTGATGGACCGAGCCGACAACCTAGGTCTAGCGCAGCTTCACCAATTGCGTGGTCGTGTGGGTCGTTCTCACCACCAAGCCTATGCGTACCTACTGACGCCACATCCGAAAGCGATGACTAAAGATGCGATTAAGCGATTAGACGCGATTGCCTCTTTGGAAGACTTGGGAGCTGGCTTCACTCTCGCAACACACGATTTAGAGATTCGTGGTGCCGGTGAGCTGTTGGGTGATGAACAGAGTGGTCAAATCCAATCTGTCGGCTTCACACTATACATGGAGATGCTAGAGCAAGCGGTTGAGGCATTGAAAGAAGGTCGAGAGCCATCACTTGATGATCTGTTACGTGAGCAAACTGAGATTGAGATGCGCATCCCTGCGCTATTGCCAGACGACTATATTCCAGACATCAACACACGCTTATCAACATACAAACGTATTGCGAGCGTGAGTGACACGGATGAGCTTGCGGAGCTAAAAGTCGAGCTTATCGACCGCTTTGGTATTCTTCCTGACGCAACCAAGAACTTATTATCGGTTTCCGAGCTTAAGTTAGCGGCGGCCTCTATCAAGGCGAAGAAAATTGAAGCGCACGATAAAGGCGGATTTATCGAATTCTACCCGGATGCTGACATAAACCCGAACTACCTTGTTAAACTGTTGCAATCTCAACCGCAAAAGTTTTCAATGGAAGGACCAACTAAGTTCAAGTTTACGATACCATTGGTCGACAGACGGAAACGAATTCAATTTGTTAGTGATCTATTAGGCGAATTCAGACAAAACTTGCTGCCTTCAGCGTAA
- a CDS encoding peptidoglycan binding protein CsiV — translation MKRLIPLLLLFVSLPSLAQRQFDIEVIIFKRAVDAEKVNESWPNTQPKISLERVGSFQDTQYRASKGVKMLPYSEYKLTPQKDKLKQHAGFEVLMHTAWRQGDQGKSSAPVFHIQAGKDFSKQFNADGSEKGAVTASADGFQEETIDKPLYELDGKLQIYVQHYLYAETTLDLKAPSVREVKLQEQQIELDSPVSGAESNVQVGNLTEISPTVEVEEFLKSYRMEQKRRMRSTETHYLDHPLLGMVIQVRRVAQ, via the coding sequence ATGAAAAGACTGATCCCACTGCTACTATTGTTCGTCTCACTGCCAAGTTTGGCACAGAGACAATTTGATATAGAAGTGATCATTTTTAAGCGCGCAGTTGATGCCGAGAAGGTGAATGAGTCTTGGCCAAACACACAGCCAAAGATTTCACTTGAGCGCGTTGGTTCATTTCAGGACACCCAGTACCGAGCAAGTAAAGGGGTAAAAATGCTCCCTTACTCGGAGTACAAACTGACGCCCCAGAAAGATAAGCTGAAGCAGCATGCTGGCTTTGAAGTACTGATGCATACGGCTTGGCGTCAAGGCGATCAAGGTAAGAGCTCAGCACCTGTGTTCCACATTCAAGCAGGTAAAGACTTCTCGAAACAGTTCAATGCTGACGGTTCAGAAAAAGGCGCTGTAACTGCATCTGCAGATGGCTTCCAAGAAGAGACTATCGACAAGCCGCTTTACGAGCTAGACGGCAAGCTACAAATCTATGTTCAGCACTACCTATACGCTGAAACCACTCTGGATTTGAAAGCACCAAGCGTTCGTGAAGTGAAGCTGCAAGAACAGCAAATCGAACTCGACTCTCCAGTAAGCGGTGCTGAGAGCAATGTTCAAGTGGGTAACCTAACGGAAATCTCACCAACGGTTGAAGTCGAAGAGTTCCTTAAGAGCTACCGTATGGAGCAAAAACGTCGCATGCGCAGTACTGAAACTCACTATCTTGACCACCCGCTTCTTGGCATGGTGATTCAAGTTCGTCGCGTTGCTCAGTAA
- a CDS encoding GNAT family N-acetyltransferase, whose protein sequence is MSPDFQINTKNLSLRIIEPSDAHEFSQLIKSSPSLLPWVDWCHDRFSIAEAEKFILATRLNWVKADAFGFGIFERKSDKLVGMVAINELYHTFNMASLGYWVGDQFQRKGIAKEAMLALFEFCFAQLKLTRLEIVCDTENLPSQKLIEKCGAQREAIAKNRFIFNGKPKDGVVYSVLPPVA, encoded by the coding sequence ATGAGCCCTGATTTCCAGATCAATACAAAAAACCTCAGTCTAAGAATTATTGAGCCTTCTGACGCTCACGAGTTTTCTCAACTGATCAAGTCTTCCCCTAGCTTACTGCCGTGGGTCGACTGGTGTCATGATCGGTTCTCTATCGCAGAAGCTGAAAAGTTCATTCTGGCGACTCGCTTAAACTGGGTGAAAGCCGATGCGTTTGGCTTTGGCATTTTCGAGCGAAAAAGCGATAAGCTGGTTGGCATGGTGGCAATCAATGAGCTTTACCACACCTTTAATATGGCGAGTTTAGGGTATTGGGTTGGCGACCAATTTCAACGAAAAGGCATAGCAAAGGAAGCGATGCTAGCTCTGTTTGAATTTTGCTTTGCTCAGCTCAAATTGACGCGTTTAGAGATTGTCTGTGATACCGAAAACCTACCAAGCCAAAAGCTCATAGAGAAGTGTGGTGCCCAGCGAGAAGCCATTGCCAAGAATCGCTTTATCTTCAACGGTAAGCCAAAAGATGGTGTGGTTTACTCTGTATTGCCACCGGTGGCTTAG
- a CDS encoding NAD(P)/FAD-dependent oxidoreductase: MTKIIVVGGGAGGLELATKLGRTLGRKKRAQITLVDRKASHLWKPLLHEVATGSLDEGVDALSYRAHAKNHYFDFQMGSLNDIDRERKVIALSELRDEHGELLMPSRELEYDILVMALGSTSNDFNTPGVRDNCIFLDSPEQAHRFRTEMNNQFLKLHAKNGQGTVDIAIVGAGATGVELSAELHNAVKELRTYGFGDLDSSKLNVNLVEAGERILPALPPRISSAAHSELTKLGVNVRTNTMVTQADADGLTTKDGDKIPAQIMVWAAGIKAPDFMKDIGGLETNRINQLVVKNTLQTTLDDNIFAIGDLAQCTQADGSFVPPRAQAAHQMASCAFSNIIAKLNGRDLKDYIYKDKGSLVSLSRFSTVGSLMGNLTKGSMMVEGRIARVVYISLYRMHQMALHGIIKTSLMMLVGRINRVLRPNLKLH, from the coding sequence GTGACAAAAATTATCGTAGTAGGCGGCGGTGCTGGTGGTTTAGAACTAGCAACTAAGCTTGGCCGCACTTTAGGTCGTAAGAAACGTGCCCAGATTACACTGGTAGACCGTAAAGCAAGCCACCTATGGAAGCCATTACTTCATGAAGTAGCAACTGGCTCTCTAGATGAAGGTGTTGATGCGTTAAGTTACCGCGCGCATGCAAAAAACCATTACTTCGATTTCCAAATGGGCAGCCTGAACGACATCGATCGTGAGCGTAAAGTGATTGCACTTAGCGAGCTGAGAGATGAGCACGGTGAATTGCTGATGCCAAGCCGTGAGCTAGAATACGACATTCTGGTTATGGCATTGGGTTCAACGTCTAACGATTTCAATACTCCAGGCGTTCGTGATAACTGTATTTTCCTTGATAGCCCAGAGCAAGCTCACCGTTTCCGTACCGAAATGAACAACCAGTTCTTAAAGCTGCATGCTAAGAACGGTCAAGGTACGGTAGACATCGCGATTGTTGGTGCGGGTGCGACTGGTGTAGAGCTGTCGGCTGAGCTTCACAACGCTGTGAAAGAGCTTCGTACATACGGTTTCGGCGACCTAGACTCAAGCAAGTTGAACGTAAACCTAGTAGAAGCGGGCGAGCGTATTCTTCCTGCTCTTCCTCCTCGTATTTCAAGTGCTGCACATTCTGAGCTGACTAAGCTTGGTGTGAACGTTCGCACTAATACAATGGTGACGCAAGCGGACGCTGATGGCCTAACAACGAAAGATGGCGACAAGATCCCAGCTCAAATCATGGTATGGGCTGCAGGTATCAAAGCGCCAGATTTCATGAAAGATATTGGTGGTCTTGAAACTAACCGTATCAACCAGCTGGTTGTAAAAAACACGCTGCAAACGACGCTTGATGACAACATCTTTGCTATCGGTGACTTGGCACAATGTACACAGGCGGATGGTTCATTTGTACCACCTCGTGCCCAAGCTGCCCATCAAATGGCAAGCTGCGCATTCAGCAACATCATTGCTAAGCTGAACGGTCGTGACCTGAAAGACTACATCTACAAAGATAAAGGCTCACTAGTATCACTAAGCCGTTTCTCTACGGTAGGTAGCCTGATGGGTAACCTGACTAAAGGTTCGATGATGGTTGAAGGTCGTATTGCTCGTGTAGTTTACATCTCTTTGTACCGCATGCACCAGATGGCGCTTCACGGAATCATCAAGACATCTCTAATGATGTTGGTTGGTCGTATTAACCGTGTTCTACGTCCAAATCTAAAGCTTCACTAA
- the ycfP gene encoding alpha/beta hydrolase YcfP → MIIYLHGFDSTSPGNHEKILQLQFIDDDVRFINYSTLHPKHDMQHLLKEVHKVIEQSDDPHPIICGVGLGGFWSERIGFLCGIKQVIFNPNLQPENNMVGRIDRPEEYEDIATKCVEQYRMKNKGRCLVVLSREDEIHDNSKTAAALEDYYDVIWDEKESHKFKKISQHLQAMKAFKDA, encoded by the coding sequence ATGATTATCTATCTTCACGGCTTCGACTCAACAAGCCCGGGCAATCACGAAAAAATACTGCAGTTGCAATTCATTGATGATGACGTTCGTTTCATCAACTACAGTACTTTGCATCCAAAGCACGACATGCAGCACCTACTGAAAGAGGTGCACAAAGTGATAGAGCAATCAGACGACCCACATCCGATTATCTGTGGTGTTGGTTTAGGCGGTTTTTGGTCTGAGCGTATTGGCTTCTTGTGTGGTATCAAACAGGTTATTTTCAATCCAAATCTTCAACCTGAAAACAACATGGTGGGCCGAATCGATCGTCCTGAAGAGTACGAAGATATTGCGACTAAGTGTGTGGAACAGTACCGCATGAAAAACAAAGGTCGCTGCCTAGTGGTGCTTTCTCGCGAAGATGAAATTCACGACAATAGCAAAACTGCTGCTGCACTCGAAGATTACTACGATGTGATTTGGGATGAGAAAGAGAGCCATAAATTCAAAAAAATCTCTCAACATCTTCAAGCAATGAAAGCTTTCAAAGACGCTTAA
- a CDS encoding phosphotransferase, with amino-acid sequence MAIFSWSEAKLLDTSLSSLDGYFSQPPVKAQTLTGGLTNRCWKLVSADGSEYVWRPLTSITNAFFISRHEEYQVLSAIERLGIGPSPIVVNEQGLLVEWVAGDTLYEGLGIDDLLKTLISVHLVNTARLPLKPFSFTARVDHYWLQLDAVHKTEVYSIIYKEWRTTPSISSVELSLCHFDLGGYNLVKNSDGIKIIDWEYAAIADPRLDLTLTISVAGAPVQETVEKYCQLRGIHDVQPWLDGVEAWLPRSRMMAMLWYLLAHQLWGDESYLREAEALSHTFCS; translated from the coding sequence ATGGCAATTTTTTCTTGGTCTGAGGCTAAGCTTCTTGATACCAGTTTGAGTTCGCTTGATGGCTATTTTTCGCAGCCGCCAGTGAAGGCTCAGACACTCACCGGTGGTCTGACTAACCGATGTTGGAAGCTGGTTTCTGCTGATGGTTCTGAATACGTGTGGCGGCCGCTCACATCAATTACCAATGCCTTCTTTATTTCCCGTCATGAAGAGTACCAAGTGTTGTCTGCCATCGAGCGTCTCGGTATTGGACCAAGCCCGATAGTGGTGAATGAGCAGGGCTTATTGGTTGAATGGGTTGCTGGGGATACGCTTTATGAAGGTTTAGGTATTGATGACCTTCTGAAAACGCTTATCTCTGTGCATTTGGTTAACACTGCACGGTTACCACTTAAGCCGTTTAGCTTTACAGCGAGAGTGGACCATTATTGGCTTCAGCTTGATGCCGTTCATAAGACAGAAGTCTACAGCATCATTTATAAAGAGTGGCGCACAACGCCAAGTATCTCGAGTGTTGAGCTCTCCTTATGTCACTTTGATCTAGGCGGTTATAACCTAGTGAAGAACAGCGACGGGATTAAAATTATTGATTGGGAATACGCGGCAATTGCTGACCCTAGATTAGATCTAACCTTAACCATTTCAGTCGCAGGTGCCCCGGTGCAAGAAACGGTTGAAAAGTATTGTCAGCTGCGCGGTATTCACGATGTTCAGCCTTGGCTAGATGGTGTAGAAGCGTGGTTACCACGAAGCCGAATGATGGCAATGTTGTGGTATCTGCTCGCCCATCAACTGTGGGGCGATGAAAGTTATCTGCGTGAAGCTGAGGCTCTGAGTCACACTTTCTGTAGCTAG
- the lpoB gene encoding penicillin-binding protein activator LpoB: MKKSVIALLGLAVILGGCSNKVSYGDAQAVETTTIDFGSTDLQTIAGEMVDSMMASGSVSYITRDQRPIVFVERIKNKTSEHIDTESITDTISTKMLNSGKFRFVDMDRVESVRDQLNFQNNDELVNQSSAIQFGKMVGAQYMLYGNLSSIVKKAGSDEDVYYKMTMRLMDLESGLIEWADETEIRKQQSKSLLGL; this comes from the coding sequence ATGAAAAAGAGTGTCATTGCGCTACTAGGCTTAGCGGTTATTTTAGGCGGTTGTTCGAACAAGGTAAGCTACGGTGATGCACAAGCAGTAGAAACCACGACAATCGATTTCGGTTCAACTGACCTTCAAACTATTGCTGGTGAGATGGTTGATAGCATGATGGCTTCTGGTTCAGTGTCTTACATTACTCGTGATCAGCGTCCAATCGTGTTCGTAGAGCGAATCAAGAACAAAACAAGTGAGCACATCGATACTGAGTCAATCACTGACACAATCAGTACTAAAATGCTGAACTCTGGTAAGTTCCGTTTTGTTGATATGGACCGTGTAGAGTCTGTTCGTGACCAACTAAACTTCCAAAACAACGATGAGCTAGTGAACCAAAGCTCTGCGATTCAGTTCGGTAAGATGGTTGGTGCTCAGTACATGCTGTACGGCAACCTATCAAGCATCGTTAAGAAAGCGGGCAGCGACGAAGACGTGTACTACAAAATGACTATGCGCCTGATGGACCTTGAGTCTGGCTTGATCGAGTGGGCTGACGAGACTGAAATCCGTAAGCAACAATCTAAGAGTCTACTGGGTCTTTAA
- a CDS encoding YcfL family protein: MKKWLVSLAAVMALAGCADNTAGVRVDSLTQNVFFGDNVLGSRLQVEDIRTDQIDGHTRGIVRLNSNYKGDQHILYRFYWYDDAGLEVNLKQGPWKQAIVRGFESISLSEVSVNPKATQFRVQFREQ, translated from the coding sequence ATGAAAAAGTGGTTAGTGAGCTTAGCAGCGGTTATGGCTCTGGCTGGTTGTGCTGATAATACAGCTGGCGTAAGGGTGGATAGTCTGACTCAGAACGTATTCTTTGGCGACAATGTATTGGGCAGCCGTTTACAAGTTGAAGATATTCGTACCGATCAGATTGATGGTCACACTCGAGGTATTGTCCGCTTAAACAGTAACTATAAAGGTGACCAACATATCCTTTATCGTTTCTATTGGTATGACGATGCTGGGCTTGAGGTCAACTTGAAGCAAGGGCCTTGGAAGCAAGCGATTGTACGTGGCTTTGAAAGCATTTCGTTGTCGGAAGTATCGGTAAACCCGAAAGCGACTCAATTCCGAGTGCAGTTTCGAGAGCAGTAA
- the hinT gene encoding purine nucleoside phosphoramidase encodes MAEETIFSKIINKEIPADLLYQDDLVTAFRDINPRAPSHILIIPNKLIPTTNDVEVEDEAMMGRMFTVARKLAKEEGIAEDGYRLIVNCNSHGGQEVYHIHMHLVGGRPLGPLLMS; translated from the coding sequence ATGGCTGAAGAAACCATCTTTAGTAAGATCATTAATAAAGAAATTCCAGCAGATCTGCTATACCAAGACGATTTAGTGACAGCGTTCCGTGACATCAATCCACGCGCTCCTAGTCACATCCTTATCATCCCTAATAAGCTGATCCCAACGACCAATGATGTTGAAGTGGAAGATGAAGCAATGATGGGGCGCATGTTTACTGTTGCTCGTAAGCTAGCAAAAGAAGAGGGCATCGCGGAAGATGGTTACCGTCTTATCGTGAACTGTAACTCTCATGGTGGCCAAGAGGTTTACCACATCCACATGCACTTAGTTGGTGGCCGTCCGCTTGGCCCTTTACTTATGAGCTAA
- a CDS encoding methyl-accepting chemotaxis protein, whose product MKGSVIKRMYAGFALIIIMFAVTITIMMNSMNQIHSNFESVSETSLPLVALSNQTSVQLLSADKSFKDFLTTQNAERMSAMRTEFAASQNAFSEVLGNLEAASQNNSSLIERITQLRAMEERYFTEADEAMNNYVAMFEAQEQVQKASRDFQRLHSELTVGMKEYVADQKSISVKVMAKSYFIKLQDAEVITSDALASSDVAFVQKAVNQNKKAVTHLNYAYRGLATQLPALKNVFDESVQKFTKDVGQKGGVLDKHNNYLQAKQALYVNIANLAVEVDQAMAVLDSFNVTAEEQLNSSLADASSIYDKGLFNAIAIGVVVTLFAAAIGYHIAHSVREPLTRILKTLEGLTEGDMTQRIDIRYNNEFSRVSGHINTLADNLHNILVKLNDASDDLTKTASVNQKTSSETQAQLNSQREQTATVATAMTEMSHSVQEVANSAQSSLTMVQQVETASESGRQIMNTNISTINQLETRLTESVSAVGELQQMSSQIGSILDVIRGIAEQTNLLALNAAIEAARAGEQGRGFAVVADEVRVLAQKTTQSTAEIETMISNLQSSSKTASNVIESCMSDMDMSVQQASNANSAMEEIQALILEISHMSTHISQAAAEQSETSGDIARNIEDINHIADASYQAMSSIAEASQNLTILANQQGDLVHQFKL is encoded by the coding sequence ATGAAGGGATCTGTGATCAAGCGTATGTACGCTGGTTTCGCACTGATCATCATCATGTTCGCAGTCACGATAACCATCATGATGAACAGCATGAATCAGATACACAGCAATTTTGAGAGTGTTTCAGAAACCTCATTACCGCTTGTTGCGCTTTCCAATCAAACAAGTGTCCAATTGCTTTCTGCTGATAAGTCATTCAAAGATTTCTTAACCACACAAAACGCTGAACGCATGTCTGCAATGCGCACAGAATTTGCTGCGTCACAAAACGCTTTTTCAGAAGTTCTTGGCAATCTTGAAGCAGCAAGCCAAAACAACAGCTCCCTCATCGAACGCATTACTCAGCTAAGAGCCATGGAAGAGCGCTACTTTACTGAAGCAGATGAAGCGATGAACAATTACGTCGCGATGTTTGAAGCACAAGAGCAAGTACAAAAAGCATCACGCGATTTCCAACGCCTACACTCTGAGTTGACCGTTGGCATGAAAGAGTACGTAGCCGACCAGAAGAGCATCTCTGTGAAAGTAATGGCGAAAAGCTACTTCATCAAACTACAAGACGCAGAAGTAATCACATCAGACGCACTTGCGAGCTCTGATGTGGCATTCGTACAAAAAGCCGTTAACCAAAACAAGAAAGCCGTTACTCACCTAAACTACGCCTACCGCGGTTTAGCAACACAGCTACCTGCTCTTAAGAATGTATTCGATGAATCAGTTCAGAAGTTCACTAAAGACGTAGGCCAAAAAGGCGGTGTTCTTGATAAGCACAACAACTACCTACAAGCGAAGCAAGCACTTTATGTAAACATCGCTAATCTAGCGGTTGAAGTAGACCAAGCGATGGCAGTGCTAGACTCATTTAACGTAACAGCCGAAGAACAACTTAACTCTTCATTGGCAGACGCGAGCAGCATCTACGATAAAGGCCTTTTCAATGCTATTGCTATTGGTGTGGTTGTAACACTATTCGCTGCAGCGATTGGCTACCACATTGCTCACAGTGTAAGAGAACCACTAACCCGTATCCTTAAGACACTAGAAGGCCTAACAGAAGGCGACATGACACAGCGCATCGATATTCGTTACAACAACGAATTCAGCCGTGTAAGTGGTCATATCAACACCTTAGCCGATAATCTGCACAATATTCTTGTGAAGCTTAACGATGCGTCAGATGACCTAACCAAAACAGCAAGCGTTAACCAGAAGACTTCTTCAGAAACCCAGGCTCAATTGAACAGCCAGCGTGAGCAGACTGCGACAGTAGCGACAGCGATGACAGAGATGTCTCACTCAGTACAGGAAGTGGCGAATAGTGCACAAAGCTCTTTGACTATGGTTCAGCAAGTTGAAACCGCTTCTGAATCGGGTCGTCAGATCATGAACACCAACATCAGCACCATCAACCAACTGGAAACTCGTTTGACCGAATCAGTTAGTGCGGTGGGTGAACTGCAACAGATGAGTAGTCAGATTGGCTCAATCCTAGACGTAATTCGCGGCATTGCAGAGCAAACTAACCTACTCGCGCTAAATGCTGCGATTGAAGCGGCGCGTGCTGGTGAGCAAGGTCGTGGTTTTGCGGTCGTTGCCGATGAGGTTCGTGTACTGGCACAGAAAACAACGCAATCTACAGCTGAAATCGAAACTATGATCAGCAACCTACAGTCCAGTTCGAAAACAGCAAGTAATGTCATTGAAAGCTGTATGAGTGATATGGACATGTCGGTACAACAAGCATCGAATGCCAATAGTGCAATGGAAGAGATTCAAGCCTTGATTCTAGAAATCAGCCATATGAGTACTCATATCTCTCAAGCAGCTGCTGAACAGAGTGAAACGTCAGGCGATATTGCGCGCAATATTGAAGACATCAACCACATTGCCGATGCAAGTTATCAAGCAATGTCATCAATAGCTGAGGCGAGCCAAAACCTAACAATTCTTGCGAATCAACAAGGTGATTTGGTTCATCAATTTAAGCTATAG